GCGCAGCAGCGCCATCAGGGTGTTGGGCGAGGCGAACACCACGCGGTTGTCGAAAGCGAACGCCTGCAGGCTGCCGTCGGCACCCAGTGCGGCCGACAAGGCACCCTCGATGGGAACGAATGCAATGGTGATGTCCAGCGTCTCGCTGCCCAGTGCCTTGGGATAGTTCTTCTCGCCCAGATCCTTCACATGCTGCCGCAGCGCAACCGCGTGCCGGCGCAGCGCATCTTCCGACTGCTCCGGGGTGGCGGCATTCATGGCTTCCTGCCAGGCGATCAGGTTCACCTTGCTGTCAATCACCACGCTGCGTTCGTCGGGAAACTGCACCACCACGTCCGGTCGCAGGCGTGCACCTTCGTCATCCACGGCATGCTTCTGCCGCTGGTAGTGCACGCCCTCTTCCAGCCCCGATCCGCGCAGTACGTTGTCGAGCATCAGCTCGCCCCAGTCGCCGCGGACCTTGGCATTGCCCTTCAGCGCGTTGGTCAGCGCCGATGCCTGCGCGGCCATGTCCTGGTTGAGCGTCTTCAGTTCGCCCACCGCACCCAGCAGGCTGGCGCGCTGCCGCGCTTCCTCGCCATACAGGGTGTCGACGCGGGTGCGGAAATCGCCCAGTTTGTCGGCGAACGGCTTGAGCAGTCCCTCGATATCCGCGCGCGACTGCACCGTCGCCTGCCGCACATTCTTCTCGAACTGCTGTCCCCGTTCGTCGAACACCTTGCCGGCCAGTTCGGCGAAAGCGCCGGACAGCTTTTCCTTGGCCGTATCGAGATAACTGCGCAGTTCGGCACTGGCCCGTTCGGAGTGCTGCAGATTGGCCACCGCGCGGGCGTGTTCACCGTGCAGCTGCTGGTAGCGCTGCTGCGCCTGCTGCAGTTCGCGACTGGTATCGGCAACGGCAGCGCGCGCCTGCGCCAGGGCCGCTTCACGTTCGGCCAGCTGTGCTTCGCGGCTGGCCGACAGCGCCGCCTCGCGCTCCACCCGGGCGGTCAGCGTAGTGACCGCCTGTGCGTGCTGCTGGCTGCGGCTTCGTTCGTTTTCCAGTTCAGCGCCCAGCGCATCGAGGCGGCCGCGCAGCTGGCCGGCATCGACCAGGGCGAGGCGATGCTGTTCGCGCTCGTTGTCCAGTTGCCGCTGCAGTTCGTCGGACGGTGCACCGCCGGCACTGCGACGCCACAGCAGCAACAGCGCGACCAGGGTCG
This portion of the Stenotrophomonas sp. WZN-1 genome encodes:
- the rmuC gene encoding DNA recombination protein RmuC codes for the protein MNIEVLMILAVVLLLATLVALLLLWRRSAGGAPSDELQRQLDNEREQHRLALVDAGQLRGRLDALGAELENERSRSQQHAQAVTTLTARVEREAALSASREAQLAEREAALAQARAAVADTSRELQQAQQRYQQLHGEHARAVANLQHSERASAELRSYLDTAKEKLSGAFAELAGKVFDERGQQFEKNVRQATVQSRADIEGLLKPFADKLGDFRTRVDTLYGEEARQRASLLGAVGELKTLNQDMAAQASALTNALKGNAKVRGDWGELMLDNVLRGSGLEEGVHYQRQKHAVDDEGARLRPDVVVQFPDERSVVIDSKVNLIAWQEAMNAATPEQSEDALRRHAVALRQHVKDLGEKNYPKALGSETLDITIAFVPIEGALSAALGADGSLQAFAFDNRVVFASPNTLMALLRVAERLWTRDKVQKQALKISEAGGLVLDALTGFLQDFTAMGKKLDDAGKAYADARNRLIDSPQSAISRARRLAELGSKAKRALPPELTPDPMQQLSAPEDEEDGNAG